A single genomic interval of Ovis aries strain OAR_USU_Benz2616 breed Rambouillet chromosome 9, ARS-UI_Ramb_v3.0, whole genome shotgun sequence harbors:
- the SLC10A5 gene encoding sodium/bile acid cotransporter 5, with translation MIRKLFIALLLSSVTLGEARKSFLSFLNMEKTEVLFFTKTEEAVVVRSTYRDKQPNSSYLLVQLGDDRILQVANVTKTLSDVTNFTINLVMGGDGETNLTVQLWDSEGRGQRLIEEIQNVRVSVLRQRHDSPSQAPDLLNRNILMLFLPMILLNKCAFGCKIEFQVFETVWKRPLPVVLGVVIQFFLLPFCGFLLTQILALPEAQAFGFIVTCTCPGGGGGYLFALLLEGDVTLAILMTCTSTFLALVTMPTNSYIYSRILGLSGTLHIPISKIMSTLLFILTPMSVGIAIKRRLPDKAKFLERIIRPLSFILMCVGIYLTFSMGLVFLKAMNLDVLLLGVSVPALGLSFGYFFAKISMLPLPVCKTVAIEGGVLNSFLALAIIQLSFSQSDADLASVAPFTVAMCSACEMLLILLFYKAKKRCVLNTEEKRMKNPPV, from the coding sequence atgattagAAAACTTTTTATTGCCCTGCTTTTGTCATCTGTGACTCTTGGAGAAGCCAGGAAATCCTTTCTCAGTTTCCTGAACATGGAAAAGACTGAAGTTCTGTTTTTCACAAAGACGGAAGAAGCTGTCGTTGTGAGGTCAACTTACAGAGATAAACAGCCCAACTCCAGCTATCTCCTTGTACAACTGGGAGACGATAGAATACTCCAGGTGGCGAATGTGACCAAGACCTTATCGGACGTGACCAACTTTACCATAAACCTGGTGATGGGTGGAGACGGAGAGACGAATCTGACCGTTCAGCTGTGGGATTCGGAAGGTAGGGGCCAAAGGCTCATTGAAGAGATCCAGAATGTCCGAGTTAGCGTGCTCAGACAGAGACATGACAGTCCTTCCCAGGCACCAGACCTCCTCAACAGAAACATCCTAATGCTGTTTCTGCCAATGATACTGTTAAATAAATGTGCGTTTGGGTGCAAGATTGAGTTCCAGGTGTTTGAAACAGTGTGGAAGAGACCTTTGCCCGTAGTTCTTGGGGTGGTCATACAGTTTTTTCTTCTGCCGTTTTGCGGATTCCTTCTGACGCAGATTTTGGCCTTGCCTGAGGCTCAGGCGTTTGGGTTTATAGTCACCTGCACGTgcccaggtgggggtgggggctaccTCTTCGCCCTGCTTCTAGAAGGAGATGTCACTTTGGCCATTCTGATGACCTGTACGTCAACGTTTCTGGCCCTGGTCACGATGCCTACCAATTCATACATATACAGTAGAATCTTAGGGTTATCGGGCACACTGCATATCCCTATTTCTAAAATTATGTCAACCCTCCTTTTCATCCTCACACCGATGTCAGTGGGAATAGCCATCAAGCGTAGACTGCCTGACAAAGCCAAGTTCTTGGAGAGGATCATTAGGCCtctgagttttattttaatgtgtgtaGGGATTTATTTGACTTTCAGCATGGGATTGGTGTTTCTGAAAGCAATGAACCTGGACGTGCTTCTGTTGGGTGTCTCAGTTCCTGCTTTGGGTTTGTCGTTCGGGTACTTTTTTGCTAAAATTTCTATGCTCCCTCTTCCTGTTTGTAAAACTGTTGCTATTGAAGGTGGGGTGCTGAATAGTTTCTTAGCCCTTGCCATTATTCAGCTTTCCTTTTCACAGTCTGATGCAGACTTGGCATCTGTGGCTCCATTTACAGTGGCCATGTGTTCTGCATGTGAAATGTTACTGATCCTTCTGTTCTACAAGGCTAAGAAAAGGTGTGTCcttaacacagaagaaaaaagaatgaaaaatcccCCAGTCTAA